The Fundidesulfovibrio magnetotacticus genome includes a region encoding these proteins:
- a CDS encoding radical SAM protein — translation MSKRSSIALGTILKNFARVSRHPWIASRLAALEKEKILFKPLNPRAHEGVARSIRQVSVRITDICNLRCHTCGQWGDQGFLHCADLKALKKSEVSPERYHLLLADLATHGHFPSVYLWGGEPTMYKGWLEIIEHATVLRMPTSIATNSTGIAKAAERLVKAPMFLLQMSIDGPDADTHNAARPSASGADNFQSILDALDAVNQAKKAAGKKLPLTASLTTISQANVGRLVDIYETFKDKVDLFVFYLSWWIDEDSAKAHDADFERRFGQKPKLHWGWVGDWTIKEYALLDAQLKEVMRRSKGWDSPAVNIIPNITGVDNLREYYTDHSQHYGYDQCISIYQAVEIDSGGDMSPCRDYHDYVVGNVKQNTITEIWNNEAYRKFRASLTTQGLMPACTRCCGLMGY, via the coding sequence ATGTCCAAGCGCTCCAGCATCGCCCTGGGAACCATCCTCAAGAACTTCGCCCGCGTCTCGCGCCATCCGTGGATCGCCTCCCGGCTGGCGGCTTTGGAGAAGGAGAAGATCCTCTTCAAGCCCCTGAACCCGCGCGCCCACGAGGGCGTGGCCCGGTCCATCCGCCAGGTGTCCGTGCGCATCACCGACATCTGCAACCTGCGCTGCCACACGTGCGGCCAGTGGGGCGACCAGGGCTTCCTGCACTGCGCGGACCTGAAGGCCCTGAAGAAGTCCGAGGTCTCGCCGGAGCGCTACCACCTGCTCCTGGCGGACCTGGCCACGCACGGTCATTTCCCGTCGGTGTACCTGTGGGGCGGCGAGCCCACCATGTACAAGGGCTGGCTGGAGATCATCGAACACGCCACGGTGCTGCGCATGCCCACGTCCATCGCCACCAACTCCACGGGCATCGCCAAGGCGGCCGAGCGGCTGGTGAAGGCCCCCATGTTCCTGCTGCAGATGTCCATCGACGGCCCCGACGCCGACACCCACAACGCCGCGCGCCCCTCTGCCTCGGGGGCCGACAACTTCCAGTCCATCCTGGACGCCCTGGACGCCGTGAACCAGGCCAAGAAGGCCGCAGGCAAGAAGCTGCCGCTCACGGCTTCGCTCACCACCATCTCCCAGGCCAACGTGGGGCGTCTGGTGGACATCTACGAGACCTTCAAGGACAAGGTGGACCTCTTCGTGTTCTACCTCTCCTGGTGGATCGACGAGGACTCGGCCAAGGCCCACGACGCCGACTTCGAGCGCCGCTTCGGGCAGAAGCCCAAGCTGCACTGGGGCTGGGTGGGCGACTGGACCATCAAGGAGTACGCCCTGCTGGATGCGCAGCTCAAGGAAGTGATGCGCCGCTCCAAGGGGTGGGATTCGCCCGCCGTGAACATCATCCCCAACATCACCGGGGTGGACAACCTGCGCGAATACTACACCGACCACTCCCAGCACTACGGCTACGACCAGTGCATCTCCATCTACCAGGCCGTGGAGATCGACTCCGGCGGCGACATGTCGCCGTGTCGCGACTACCACGACTACGTGGTGGGCAACGTGAAGCAGAACACCATCACGGAGATCTGGAACAACGAGGCCTACCGCAAGTTCCGCGCGAGCCTCACCACCCAGGGGCTCATGCCCGCCTGCACGCGCTGCTGCGGGCTCATGGGCTACTAG
- a CDS encoding glycosyltransferase, whose protein sequence is MSGPCRLVLLLQDLCYGGTQRHALELARGIDRARFAPELWSLCKGADFAPEAAAAGIPVQWITDQRSVSFRSVLALRAAILRERPAVLMPLTAVPNIWGRLWGRLAGLPLVLGTVRGGGNIKRQHERFLAPLAGHHITNTQALKDALLKLGRPDHAVTVIRNGVDTDRFSPDPDGIGPVRKVVLCVARFVDDKDHPTLLAAFERLHARMPDAELWLVGDGPLKGRFEFAARRLECGRNIRVFPGGPNLVPFYRQASVLALSSLREGLPNVVLEAMACGVPVAATAVGGIPEVVEEERTGRLSPAGDPEGLARNLERLLADEETRERMGRAARARAVEDFSLRSMVARHEELLDRLRQP, encoded by the coding sequence TTGAGCGGACCCTGTCGGCTCGTCCTGCTCCTGCAGGACCTGTGCTACGGCGGCACCCAGCGCCACGCCCTGGAGCTTGCGCGCGGCATCGACCGCGCGCGCTTCGCCCCGGAGCTGTGGTCGCTCTGCAAGGGCGCGGACTTCGCGCCCGAGGCGGCGGCGGCGGGCATTCCCGTGCAGTGGATTACCGATCAGCGATCGGTAAGTTTTCGGTCCGTGCTGGCCCTTCGCGCCGCCATCCTCCGGGAGCGCCCCGCCGTACTCATGCCCCTCACCGCCGTGCCCAACATCTGGGGCCGCCTCTGGGGCCGCCTGGCCGGGCTCCCCCTGGTGCTCGGCACCGTGCGCGGAGGCGGCAACATCAAGCGCCAGCACGAACGCTTCCTGGCGCCCCTGGCCGGGCACCACATCACCAACACCCAGGCCCTCAAGGACGCGCTCCTGAAGCTCGGCAGGCCCGACCACGCCGTCACCGTGATCCGAAACGGCGTGGACACCGACCGCTTCAGCCCTGACCCCGACGGCATCGGCCCCGTGCGCAAGGTGGTGCTCTGCGTGGCCCGCTTCGTGGACGACAAGGACCATCCCACGCTCCTGGCCGCCTTCGAACGCCTCCACGCCCGCATGCCCGACGCCGAACTCTGGCTCGTGGGCGACGGCCCTCTCAAGGGCCGCTTTGAGTTCGCCGCGCGCCGCCTGGAGTGCGGGCGCAACATCCGCGTCTTCCCCGGCGGGCCGAACCTGGTGCCCTTCTACCGGCAGGCCTCGGTGCTGGCGCTCTCCTCGCTGCGCGAGGGGCTGCCCAACGTGGTGCTGGAGGCCATGGCCTGCGGCGTGCCCGTGGCCGCCACGGCCGTGGGCGGCATTCCCGAGGTGGTGGAGGAGGAGCGCACCGGACGTCTCTCCCCCGCTGGGGACCCGGAGGGCCTGGCCCGTAACCTGGAGCGCCTACTGGCCGACGAGGAGACCAGGGAGCGCATGGGCCGCGCGGCACGCGCCCGCGCCGTGGAGGACTTCTCCCTTCGGTCCATGGTGGCGCGCCACGAGGAACTGCTCGATCGCCTCCGGCAGCCCTGA